The Benincasa hispida cultivar B227 chromosome 9, ASM972705v1, whole genome shotgun sequence genome has a segment encoding these proteins:
- the LOC120086836 gene encoding pentatricopeptide repeat-containing protein At3g12770-like isoform X2, with protein sequence MQQCNIMPDDFTLSILAKASNELGNVVVGKLIHGKSLRLGFISDIIVANSLISMYFKYGECKESLKLFDEMPVRNSGTWNVLLAGYASFSDCFYVKEAWEVVRNMQIDGIKPDAFTISSLLPLCGNTNGKLSYGKELHCYIVKNELDLDSGSKFHIGCGLIDMYSRENNIIASRYVFDQIKSRNIYVWTAMVSGYAQNEDSDKALILFREMQIKDGIVPNRISLISLLPACSSHAGLINGKQIHGYAVRKEFHDDASLCNALIDMYSKCGSLENARKVFESESFCKDTISWTALISAYGLHGQGEESIRLYNDMVELGIKLDQITVVAVLSACGRSSLVNEGLQLYHTAVQEYKIEPTAEICAAVVDMLGNIGELEQALSFIKTMTVEPGPGVWGALVSASIRYRNYEMLELAYRFLIELEPENPSNFISLSNLYASASRWDVVAELRNTMKERGLRKAPGCSWINISTKTHCFHVADKTHPSSNLIYEVLDHIFIIMKEPHCSDDIEYLI encoded by the coding sequence ATGCAACAATGCAACATAATGCCGGATGACTTTACATTATCCATATTGGCAAAAGCATCCAATGAGCTTGGGAATGTGGTTGTTGGGAAATTGATTCATGGGAAGAGTTTACGACTTGGTTTCATTTCAGATATCATCGTCGCTAATTCTCTCATATCGATGTACTTTAAGTATGGAGAGTGCAAAGAATCATTAAAGCTATTTGACGAAATGCCTGTAAGAAATTCAGGTACATGGAATGTCCTATTAGCTGGCTACGCCAGTTTTAGTGATTGTTTCTATGTTAAAGAAGCATGGGAAGTTGTTAGAAATATGCAGATAGATGGAATAAAACCTGATGCCTTCACTATTTCAAGTCTTCTACCTTTGTGTGGCAATACCAATGGGAAATTGAGTTATGGGAAAGAGCTCCATTGTTATATTGTGAAGAATGAGTTGGATCTTGATTCTGGCTCAAAATTTCATATCGGCTGTGGTTTGATCGATATGTACTCTAGGGAGAATAACATCATTGCATCTAGATATGTATTTGACCAAATCAAGAgtagaaatatatatgtttggACAGCAATGGTAAGTGGTTATGCACAAAATGAAGATTCAGATAAGGCATTGATTCTTTTCCGGGAGATGCAGATTAAAGATGGAATAGTACCAAATAGAATATCCCTTATTAGTCTTCTCCCTGCTTGTAGTTCACATGCTGGATTAATAAATGGAAAACAAATCCATGGTTATGCTGTCAGAAAAGAATTTCATGATGATGCATCTTTGTGTAATGCTTTGATTGATATGTATTCAAAATGTGGTAGCTTGGAGAATGCAAGAAAAGTTTTTGAGTCTGAATCCTTTTGTAAAGATACAATCTCTTGGACTGCATTAATTTCAGCTTATGGGTTACACGGACAGGGTGAGGAATCCATAAGATTGTATAATGATATGGTTGAGCTTGGTATCAAGCTAGACCAAATAACTGTAGTCGCAGTTTTATCTGCTTGTGGCCGGTCTAGTTTGGTAAATGAAGGTCTCCAACTATACCACACTGCAGTTCAAGAGTACAAAATTGAACCAACTGCTGAGATCTGTGCTGCTGTGGTTGACATGCTGGGCAATATCGGTGAACTAGAACAAGCATTGAGTTTTATCAAAACAATGACAGTAGAACCCGGTCCAGGTGTCTGGGGAGCTCTTGTTTCTGCTTCTATTAGATACAGGAATTATGAGATGTTAGAATTGGCTTACAGATTTCTTATTGAGTTGGAGCCAGAAAATCCATCTAACTTCATTTCACTGTCAAATTTGTATGCTTCTGCTAGCAGATGGGATGTTGTAGCTGAGCTTAGAAACACCATGAAGGAAAGAGGCCTAAGGAAGGCTCCCGGCTGTAGTTGGATTAACATTAGTACAAAGACTCATTGTTTTCATGTTGCTGATAAAACACATCCTAGTTCCAACTTGATTTATGAAGTTCTAGACCATATTTTTATTATCATGAAAGAACCCCATTGTTCTGATGATATAGAATATTTAATCTAA
- the LOC120086836 gene encoding pentatricopeptide repeat-containing protein At3g12770-like isoform X1: MCLCLMNLVFVPKPCGLLISRCYSTLFRVDLCPSHCLLHLLQHAINHQSQKRIRQSHAQVITHGLEHNTFLITKLISAYSICGDLQELNLIFDLVSIKTVYIWNSLISGYVKNGVFHGAFDRFNEMQQCNIMPDDFTLSILAKASNELGNVVVGKLIHGKSLRLGFISDIIVANSLISMYFKYGECKESLKLFDEMPVRNSGTWNVLLAGYASFSDCFYVKEAWEVVRNMQIDGIKPDAFTISSLLPLCGNTNGKLSYGKELHCYIVKNELDLDSGSKFHIGCGLIDMYSRENNIIASRYVFDQIKSRNIYVWTAMVSGYAQNEDSDKALILFREMQIKDGIVPNRISLISLLPACSSHAGLINGKQIHGYAVRKEFHDDASLCNALIDMYSKCGSLENARKVFESESFCKDTISWTALISAYGLHGQGEESIRLYNDMVELGIKLDQITVVAVLSACGRSSLVNEGLQLYHTAVQEYKIEPTAEICAAVVDMLGNIGELEQALSFIKTMTVEPGPGVWGALVSASIRYRNYEMLELAYRFLIELEPENPSNFISLSNLYASASRWDVVAELRNTMKERGLRKAPGCSWINISTKTHCFHVADKTHPSSNLIYEVLDHIFIIMKEPHCSDDIEYLI; this comes from the coding sequence ATGTGTTTATGCTTGATGAACCTTGTTTTTGTGCCCAAGCCTTGTGGTTTATTGATCTCACGTTGCTACTCTACTCTTTTTCGTGTTGATCTTTGTCCCTCTCACTGCCTTCTCCATCTTCTTCAGCATGCCATCAATCACCAATCTCAGAAGCGCATCCGCCAATCTCATGCTCAGGTTATTACTCATGGATTGGAACACAACACTTTCTTGATAACTAAACTTATTTCTGCATACTCAATTTGTGGTGACCTTCAGGAGTTGAATCTCATATTTGACTTGGTTTCCATTAAGACTGTTTATATATGGAACTCCTTGATAAGTGGGTATGTTAAGAACGGTGTGTTCCATGGGGCATTTGATCGTTTTAATGAAATGCAACAATGCAACATAATGCCGGATGACTTTACATTATCCATATTGGCAAAAGCATCCAATGAGCTTGGGAATGTGGTTGTTGGGAAATTGATTCATGGGAAGAGTTTACGACTTGGTTTCATTTCAGATATCATCGTCGCTAATTCTCTCATATCGATGTACTTTAAGTATGGAGAGTGCAAAGAATCATTAAAGCTATTTGACGAAATGCCTGTAAGAAATTCAGGTACATGGAATGTCCTATTAGCTGGCTACGCCAGTTTTAGTGATTGTTTCTATGTTAAAGAAGCATGGGAAGTTGTTAGAAATATGCAGATAGATGGAATAAAACCTGATGCCTTCACTATTTCAAGTCTTCTACCTTTGTGTGGCAATACCAATGGGAAATTGAGTTATGGGAAAGAGCTCCATTGTTATATTGTGAAGAATGAGTTGGATCTTGATTCTGGCTCAAAATTTCATATCGGCTGTGGTTTGATCGATATGTACTCTAGGGAGAATAACATCATTGCATCTAGATATGTATTTGACCAAATCAAGAgtagaaatatatatgtttggACAGCAATGGTAAGTGGTTATGCACAAAATGAAGATTCAGATAAGGCATTGATTCTTTTCCGGGAGATGCAGATTAAAGATGGAATAGTACCAAATAGAATATCCCTTATTAGTCTTCTCCCTGCTTGTAGTTCACATGCTGGATTAATAAATGGAAAACAAATCCATGGTTATGCTGTCAGAAAAGAATTTCATGATGATGCATCTTTGTGTAATGCTTTGATTGATATGTATTCAAAATGTGGTAGCTTGGAGAATGCAAGAAAAGTTTTTGAGTCTGAATCCTTTTGTAAAGATACAATCTCTTGGACTGCATTAATTTCAGCTTATGGGTTACACGGACAGGGTGAGGAATCCATAAGATTGTATAATGATATGGTTGAGCTTGGTATCAAGCTAGACCAAATAACTGTAGTCGCAGTTTTATCTGCTTGTGGCCGGTCTAGTTTGGTAAATGAAGGTCTCCAACTATACCACACTGCAGTTCAAGAGTACAAAATTGAACCAACTGCTGAGATCTGTGCTGCTGTGGTTGACATGCTGGGCAATATCGGTGAACTAGAACAAGCATTGAGTTTTATCAAAACAATGACAGTAGAACCCGGTCCAGGTGTCTGGGGAGCTCTTGTTTCTGCTTCTATTAGATACAGGAATTATGAGATGTTAGAATTGGCTTACAGATTTCTTATTGAGTTGGAGCCAGAAAATCCATCTAACTTCATTTCACTGTCAAATTTGTATGCTTCTGCTAGCAGATGGGATGTTGTAGCTGAGCTTAGAAACACCATGAAGGAAAGAGGCCTAAGGAAGGCTCCCGGCTGTAGTTGGATTAACATTAGTACAAAGACTCATTGTTTTCATGTTGCTGATAAAACACATCCTAGTTCCAACTTGATTTATGAAGTTCTAGACCATATTTTTATTATCATGAAAGAACCCCATTGTTCTGATGATATAGAATATTTAATCTAA